One window of Manihot esculenta cultivar AM560-2 chromosome 17, M.esculenta_v8, whole genome shotgun sequence genomic DNA carries:
- the LOC110604844 gene encoding uncharacterized protein LOC110604844, translating to MGRYLSEDDIIKCVDIYKQPAFSHPFLKNHTIQMKPSSGGLRERKNTKLLQEWNKKASCPEGTIPILKSQKFSNEHKVASVLSKRMQPHVFDVNSGALEYCQFIINSGTYFGASGGFNIWHPTIYGEEFSSSQMWVQAGSGHDLNSLEAGWRVLSGETKTSFFIYWTTDIDEKTGCYNLECPGFVQTNNKIALGYDILPISIYGGKQYDIEITIFKDMKNGNWWLEMNGEAVGYWHPAILTSLSKQADTISWGGKIYNSQTNGRHTSTQMGSGHPSNEGNGKASMIYNVRYVDELGGFIVPEDIKFLESNPDCYNITFGDTPLNDRGMYFYFGGPGFSKDCP from the exons AGCGAAGATGATATAATTAAATGCGTTGATATCTATAAACAACCAGCTTTCAGTCATCCATTTCTTAAAAATCATACCATTCAG ATGAAACCCAGCTCAGGTGGACtaagagaaagaaagaacaCTAAACTTTTACAAGAATGGAATAAGAAAGCCAGTTGTCCTGAAGGAACAATTCCGattttaaaatcacaaaaattTTCTAATGAACATAAAGTTGcttcagttctttcaaaaaGGATGCAACCTCATGTTTTTGATGTCAATAGTGGCGCCCTAGAG TATTgccaatttattataaattctgGCACATACTTTGGAGCATCTGGAGGATTTAATATATGGCATCCAACAATTTATGGTGAAGAATTTAGTTCATCTCAAATGTGGGTTCAAGCAGGATCTGGCCATGATTTGAACAGTCTTGAAGCAGGGTGGCGA GTTCTATCCGGTGAAACAAAAACGAGCTTCTTTATTTATTGGACG ACAGACATTGATGAAAAAACAGGCTGTTACAATCTAGAGTGCCCTGGTTTTGTACAAACTAATAACAAGATTGCTTTAGGCTATGATATTTTACCCATCTCAATTTATGGAGGCAAACAATATGACATAGAAATAACTATTTTCAAG GACATGAAAAATGGAAATTGGTGGCTTGAAATGAATGGTGAAGCAGTAGGATACTGGCATCCTGCCATCTTAACAAGTCTATCTAAACAGGCGGACACTATAAGTTGGGGTGGAAAAATCTACAATTCACAAACAAATGGTCGTCATACATCTACTCAAATGGGAAGTGGACATCCTTCTAATGAAGGAAATGGTAAAGCTAGTATGATCTATAATGTGAGATATGTGGATGAATTGGGTGGATTTATTGTCCCtgaagatattaaatttttagagtCAAATCCTGATTGTTATAATATTACGTTCGGAGACACACCGCTAAATGATCGTGGAATGTACTTTTATTTTGGGGGTCCTGGATTTTCTAAAGATTGCCCATAG